TGCGCGACCGTATCGAAGCCCAGCTGGCCCAGGTCGGTGAATGCCGGCTTCAGCGCCGCCAGGCTCTGCATGGTCGTATCCGGCCGCATGTGCTCGTCATGGTCCAGGATGGTGAGCCCCAGCTGGTCCTTCACCGGCATTACGGACTTTGCGAAATAGCCGTTTTTCCAGGAATTGGCCGCACGCTTCTGGCTTTCGACCGCATAGGCGTCCACGTCGTCGCGGCTGAAGCCGTATTTGGTGGCGATCAGGTCGGCGCCGATACCCTGGGGGGCGAAATGGGTCTTGATCGCCACCGACGGGTCCATGCTCCACGCGCCGCCCGACGATCCCATGGGAACGCGCGACATGCATTCGGTACCGCCGCCCACCACCAGGTCGGACTGGCCCGACATCACCCGGGCCGCCGCAAAGTTGGTCGCCACGAGACCGGACGCGCAAAACCGGTTGATCTGGACGCCGGGGACCTCTTCCGAATAGCCGGCGTTCAGCGCGGCGACGCGCGGCAGCACGGCGCCTTGCTCGGCGACCGGATCGACCACGCCCCAGATCACGTCGTCGACCAGCGCGGTGTCCAGATCGTTGCGGTCACGGATCGCCTCAAGGACCTGCGTGGTCAGGCTGATCGGCGTGATTTCGTGCAGGCTGCCGTCCTTCCGTCCCCGACCTCGCGGGGTGCGGACAGTGTCGTAAATGAATGCGTCTGCCATGGGTCTGTTCCTCGGGTTCGGATTGTCAGAATGCGTCGGCGGGCAGAGCCATCAGCGACTCGCTGCCGGACTCGATTTTCTTCAGCAGGCTGCCGGTGTCGGGCAGCAGGCGATCGAAGAAGAAACGGGCGGTGACCAGCTTGTATTCATAGAAGGCGGGATTGTCGGCGCCCTCAGCCAGCCGGGTCTGGGCTGCCTTGGCCATCATGCCCCAGACATGGCCCATGGCCACCAGCGCCATCAGCCGCAGATAATCGGACGCGGCCGCGCCCGCATTGTCGGGCTTGGCGAGGCCGTTCTGCATCAGCCACATGGTGGCCTGCTGCTGGCGGCCCAGCGCCTTTTCAAGTTCGGCGACCAGCGGGCCCAGGACCGGGTCGCTCTTGTTCTCGGCGATGAATTGTCCCACCTCGGCGAAGAACGCCTGGATCGCCCGGCCGCCATTCATGCCCAGCTTGCGGCCGACAAGGTCCATGGCCTGAATGCCGTTGGTGCCCTCGTAGATCGGTGCAATGCGGCTGTCGCGCAGGAACTGCTCGACGCCGTTGTCCTGGATGAAGCCGTGGCCGCCCCAGGTCTGGACCGCCAGACTGGCCACGTCGACGCCCATATCCGTGAAATAGGCCTTGATCACCGGCGTCATCAGGGCGACGTAATCGTCGGCTTTCTGGCGCACCGCCTCGTCGGGATGATGGTGCACCAGGTCGATCTGCAGTCCGGCGATGGCGGCCATGGCGCGGGCGCCCTCGGTGAAGGCGCGTCCGGTCATCAGCATGCGGCGCACGTCGGGATGGACGATGATGGGGTCCGCCGGGCCGTCGGCGTTCTTGGGCCCGCTGATCGCGCGGCCCTGAAGCCGGTCACGGGCATAGGCGACGGCGTTCTGGTGCGCCACCTCGGCGATGCCCAGGCCCTGGATGCCCACCCAGAGCCGGGCCTCGTTCATCATGGTGAACATGGCGGGCATGCCGCGATTGACCTCGCCGACCAGATAGCCGGTGGCCTCGTCATAATTCATGACGCAGGTGGCGTTGGAATGAATGCCCATCTTGTGCTCGATGGAGCCGCAGGACACGCCGTTGCGCGCGCCCAGCGACCCATCGTCCTTGACCAGGAATTTGGGCACCAGAAACAGGCTGATGCCCTTGGTGCCGGCGGGGCCCCCGGGAATCTTGGCCAGTACCAGGTGGATGATGTTCTCGCTCAGGTCATGCTCGCCGGCCGAGATGAAGATCTTGGTGCCGCTGATCCTGTAGCTGCCATCGGCCTGCGGGTCGGCCTTGGTGCGGATCATGCCCAGGTCGGTGCCGCAATGGGGCTCGGTCAGATTCATGGTGCCGGTCCATTTGCCGGAAACCATGTTGGCCAGATAGCGCTCCTTCAACTCATCCGAGGCGTGCGCGTCGAGAGCCTCGACCGCGCTTTTGGTCAGGCCCGGATACATGGTGAAGCCCCAGTTGGCGGCGATCATCATTTCCGAGACCATGATGGCGATTGTCTGCGGCAGGCCCTGTCCGCCATGTTCGGTCTTGGCGGTCAGGCTGCCCCAGCCGCTTTCGACATAAAGGTCGTAGGCTTCCTTGAAGCCCTTTGGCGTGGTGACGACGCCGTCGTCCCAGTGACAGCCTTCCAGGTCGCCGCTCTGGTTGATCGGGTGCAGCACCTCGGAGGCAACCTTGCCGGCTTCTTCCAGAATGGCGTCCACCAGGTCAGGCGAGACTTCCTCGAAACCGGGCAGGTTCGCGTACCTGTCCAGACCGACTACATCGTTGAGCACGAACTTGAAGTCGTTGATCGGTGCGGTGTAGGTCGTCATTCCGCGACACTCCTCAGCTTGGCGTTGTGCTTGCGCCGGATCTCGTCCAGCGGCGTGCCCGCTTTCCAGTCTTCCAGCAGGCAGCAGAAATTGTTCAGTTCGTCGATCGTGGCCTCCAGATCGGCACGCTGGCTCTCGAGTGCGGCCAGTCGTTCGCGGCACTTCTCGAGCGTGACGACCCGCTGTGTCTCACGGCCGTCACCCAGATCATACAGATTGAGCATCTCGATAATGTCGGCGAGGGAAAAGCCGACCCGCCGGCCGCGCAGGATCCAGGCAAGGCGCGCCCTGTCGCGGGCGTCGTAGATGCGGTTCTGGCCTTCGCGCTTCGGGTTGAGGAGGTTTTCGTCCTCGTAGAAGCGGATGGTCCGGGGCGTGACCCCGAACTCCCTGGCGAGTTCCGATATGGTCCATGTCTGCGGCACGAAGAAAATTCCCGTTTCGAGTCGCTCAGCCTGTGTCAGACCATAGGTTACCTTTACGTAAACGTCAATATCAAAAGGGTTGCAATGGCCGCCGGCGGCCAGCGCGGCCTTGTCGTGCCGCGGCGTCTCCCGCATGCTCGCCCGGCGGCAGATGGGCTGACGGAATGGCATCATACGACATCAGCGTTGCGGTCCTCTCGGCCCGTGAGACGCCGGAGGTCCTGCATGGGACCGTCCGCGCGGCGATCGAGGCGAGCCGGGGAATGGCCACGTGTTGCGACGTTGTCGTCAACGGCCCGTCCGCCGTCACGGCCCACCTGCTTCGAGACAGGCTGGAGCAGGACGGCGCGCTGCCGCCGGGCATGATGGTGCGGATTTTCCACCTTCCGGTCGCCGACAAGGCCCATGCGTGGAACGAATATGTTCATTCGCTCTGGCCCGGATCGGCGCTCGCCTTCTTCATCGACGGCTATGCGCGGGTGCTGCCGGATGCGCTCGCCTCCATCAGGCGCAGCCTGGGCGACGATCCCGATATCCTGGGAGGCACGGGTGTCCCGACCCACAGCCGGTCGGCTTTGCGGCTGCGCGACCAGATGCTGCGGAGCGGCGGCATTCACGGCAATCTGTATGCCCTTCGAGGCTGGGTTATGGCACATTTCCGGGACACCGGATTCCGGCTGCCGGTGGGCATTTACCGGACTGATTCCACGGTCGGCAGTGTCGTCAAGTTCAGGCTCGATCCGGCGCGCCATGAATGGAACGAGCGCCGCATGCACGTCGATCCGGGGGCGACATGGACCGTGGCGGTGGCCGCTGGGTCGCCCTTTGGGGTCGCTCGAGGCCAGTTCGGGCGGATGCTGCGGCAGGCGCAGGGCATGCTGGAAAACCGTGCCGTTCGCCAGCACCTGGCCGTTGACCGCCGCAAGCCCGAAGCCTTGCCGGAAACCGCCCGCGAACTGGTCCTGAACTGGGTCGACCGGCATGGCGGCGAGGCCCGCACGCTGTTCCGGCACCATCCGCTCGCCTATCTGGCATACCGGCGCTTCCCGTTGTGGCCTGTCCCGAGGCACGGATCGGATCCGGTAGCGATCGGCCAGTGGCCCGACAATGGCGGCGAGGCGGTATGAACGCGGGCACACCCTCCATCACCATCGCCATGAGCGTCTATAACAATGCGCCCCATCTGGCCCAGGCCATCAGCGCCATGCTGGCGCAAACCCATACCGACTTCGAATTCCTGATCGTTGACGATGGCTCGACCGATGATTCCGGCGCGATCATCGATGCGTTTGCGGAGCAGGACGGCCGGATCAGGCCGATCCATCAGGAAAATCGCGGCCTCGTCGCCAGCCTGAACCGAATGATCCACGAGGCGCGGGCGCCACTGATCGCACGCATGGACGGGGACGACGATTGCCACCCGGAGCGGCTCGCGCGGCAATACAGGTTCATGCTCGATCATCCCGATCACGGTGCGCTCGGCACCCAGTCCATTTCTTTCGACGATGCCGGCAACCGATGGGCGTCGCCGGAATTCCCCACCAGTGACGCGGCGCTGCGGGCAGCCATGGCAAGCCGCAACGTGATGTGCCATCCCAGCGTGGTGATGCGGCGCGCGGCGGTGCTCGACGTTGGCGGCTACAGGGGCCAGTTTGTCCATTGCGAGGACCGCGACCTTTGGCTGCGCCTGTCCGAGCGAACGAAGCTGGCCAGCCTGTCCGACGCGCTGACCTATTACCGGCGCTCGCCGGGGCAGGTCAGCAACCGCCATATCGTCGCCCAGGCGATCGGCGCGGCGATGGCTTGGCTGGCGCATGAAGAGCGCCAGGCGGGCCGCGCCGACCCGTTCGACGGGATGGATCGTCTGCCGCCTGTCGGTGACCTCGATGGGTTGCTGGGCCGTTCGGGCGCCGCTGCATCCGTACGCGAAATGGCGCTGCCGCAATTGATCTATACGCCGGTCGGCCTGTCGCCCGATGTCTTCGGCATGGTGCTCGACCAGATCCGCGAGGGTGGCACGGTGGATCAGGCCTGGCGGCTGGTGGCGCGGCTGGTGAAATTCGGCCAGCCGGCGCGGGCGCTCAGACTGGCGGGTGCGCTGCTGCGGCGCTGATCAGGCTTTGCGCAGGCGGAAGCGGAATTGGCCGCCGGTCTGTTCCCATTCCAGCAATTCGTTGCCGGTCTGTTGGCAGAAGGCCGGAAATTCGGCGACCGAGGCCTTGTCGGTGGCGAGGACGTCGATCACATCGCCCGCCGCCATGTCGCGCAGCGCCTTCTGCGCCCGCAGCACGGGCAGCGGGCAGAGCAGGCCGGTGGCGTCGAGCACCTTCATGCGTCTACCGGCGGCTCCAGGCGGACATAAGCACTGCGGTGGAACAGCAGGGGGGCGGATTCCGACACCACGGCGGTGTGCAGCACCCGGCAGATGAACAGGATATGGTCGCCGGCGTCGACCCGCTGGTCCAGCCGGCAATCGAACGCGGCAAGCGCGCCGGGAATGATCGGCGCGCTGGTTTTCCAGAGCTCGAAGGGAACATCGCCGAAGCTCTTGTCGCCTGGCGTGGAAAAGCGCCCAGACAGCTCGGCCTGCTCCTCGCACAGCACGTTCACGGCGAATTCGTCGGCGGCCATGAAGTCGTCATATTGCTCGGACTTCTTGCCCAGGCTGAACAGAATCAGCGGCGGATCGAGCGACACCGAGGTGAATGAATTCATGGTCAGGCCGATCGGCCCGCCGGCGCGATTGCGCGTGGTGACCACGGTGACGCCGGTCGCGAAGCACGAGAAGGCGCGGCGCAGGGTCCTCGGGTCGATGCTGTCGGTGTCTTCCATGGTGTTCCGTCCGTGATCCAACTCGCTGCCATTGATTTCAGAAGTCGGCGGCAAGTGCAAGGTTCGCAGCGGTTGCGCCGCCGGTTCGGTCTGCGCATATTGCCGGGCAGGAGCAGGAGCAACCATATGCCTCTTTCAGAGCCGCAGGCCGGGCGCAAGCCGCTGCACACCCGTACCATCGTCATGGACGCCTTCTACCGCCAGGACGGACTGTGGGACATCGAGGGTCGGGTCACCGACGTCAAGAACTATGGCTATGACAGCCATGTGCGCGGCCAGGTCGATGCCGGCGACCGGGTCCACGACATGTTCATCCGCATGACCCTGGACGATCATTTCGTGGTCCAGGGCATCGAGGTGAAGATGGATGTCTTCCCGTTCTCGATCTGCAATGAAGTGGAGCCCAACTTCCAGGAATTGCTCGGTCTGAAGGTCGGTTCCGGCTGGATGAAGAATGTGCGCGAACGGGTCGGCGGCAAGCACGGCTGCACGCATGTGGTGGAGCTGTTCGGCCCCATGGCGACGGTGGCGTTCCAGTCGATCCCCAGCTATTCCCGCATCCGCGATGCCGACAAGCCGAAGGATCCCAACGCGCCCAAGCGCAAGCCGTTCTCCATCGGCGGCTGTCACTCCTGGGCCTATGACAGCCCG
The window above is part of the Emcibacter sp. SYSU 3D8 genome. Proteins encoded here:
- a CDS encoding sulfurtransferase TusA family protein, with protein sequence MKVLDATGLLCPLPVLRAQKALRDMAAGDVIDVLATDKASVAEFPAFCQQTGNELLEWEQTGGQFRFRLRKA
- a CDS encoding glycosyltransferase — translated: MNAGTPSITIAMSVYNNAPHLAQAISAMLAQTHTDFEFLIVDDGSTDDSGAIIDAFAEQDGRIRPIHQENRGLVASLNRMIHEARAPLIARMDGDDDCHPERLARQYRFMLDHPDHGALGTQSISFDDAGNRWASPEFPTSDAALRAAMASRNVMCHPSVVMRRAAVLDVGGYRGQFVHCEDRDLWLRLSERTKLASLSDALTYYRRSPGQVSNRHIVAQAIGAAMAWLAHEERQAGRADPFDGMDRLPPVGDLDGLLGRSGAAASVREMALPQLIYTPVGLSPDVFGMVLDQIREGGTVDQAWRLVARLVKFGQPARALRLAGALLRR
- a CDS encoding DUF2889 domain-containing protein, which codes for MPLSEPQAGRKPLHTRTIVMDAFYRQDGLWDIEGRVTDVKNYGYDSHVRGQVDAGDRVHDMFIRMTLDDHFVVQGIEVKMDVFPFSICNEVEPNFQELLGLKVGSGWMKNVRERVGGKHGCTHVVELFGPMATVAFQSIPSYSRIRDADKPKDPNAPKRKPFSIGGCHSWAYDSPITRQLAPDWYRED
- a CDS encoding MerR family DNA-binding transcriptional regulator codes for the protein MPQTWTISELAREFGVTPRTIRFYEDENLLNPKREGQNRIYDARDRARLAWILRGRRVGFSLADIIEMLNLYDLGDGRETQRVVTLEKCRERLAALESQRADLEATIDELNNFCCLLEDWKAGTPLDEIRRKHNAKLRSVAE
- a CDS encoding flavin reductase family protein, whose protein sequence is MEDTDSIDPRTLRRAFSCFATGVTVVTTRNRAGGPIGLTMNSFTSVSLDPPLILFSLGKKSEQYDDFMAADEFAVNVLCEEQAELSGRFSTPGDKSFGDVPFELWKTSAPIIPGALAAFDCRLDQRVDAGDHILFICRVLHTAVVSESAPLLFHRSAYVRLEPPVDA
- a CDS encoding acyl-CoA dehydrogenase C-terminal domain-containing protein — protein: MTTYTAPINDFKFVLNDVVGLDRYANLPGFEEVSPDLVDAILEEAGKVASEVLHPINQSGDLEGCHWDDGVVTTPKGFKEAYDLYVESGWGSLTAKTEHGGQGLPQTIAIMVSEMMIAANWGFTMYPGLTKSAVEALDAHASDELKERYLANMVSGKWTGTMNLTEPHCGTDLGMIRTKADPQADGSYRISGTKIFISAGEHDLSENIIHLVLAKIPGGPAGTKGISLFLVPKFLVKDDGSLGARNGVSCGSIEHKMGIHSNATCVMNYDEATGYLVGEVNRGMPAMFTMMNEARLWVGIQGLGIAEVAHQNAVAYARDRLQGRAISGPKNADGPADPIIVHPDVRRMLMTGRAFTEGARAMAAIAGLQIDLVHHHPDEAVRQKADDYVALMTPVIKAYFTDMGVDVASLAVQTWGGHGFIQDNGVEQFLRDSRIAPIYEGTNGIQAMDLVGRKLGMNGGRAIQAFFAEVGQFIAENKSDPVLGPLVAELEKALGRQQQATMWLMQNGLAKPDNAGAAASDYLRLMALVAMGHVWGMMAKAAQTRLAEGADNPAFYEYKLVTARFFFDRLLPDTGSLLKKIESGSESLMALPADAF
- a CDS encoding acetyl-CoA C-acetyltransferase yields the protein MADAFIYDTVRTPRGRGRKDGSLHEITPISLTTQVLEAIRDRNDLDTALVDDVIWGVVDPVAEQGAVLPRVAALNAGYSEEVPGVQINRFCASGLVATNFAAARVMSGQSDLVVGGGTECMSRVPMGSSGGAWSMDPSVAIKTHFAPQGIGADLIATKYGFSRDDVDAYAVESQKRAANSWKNGYFAKSVMPVKDQLGLTILDHDEHMRPDTTMQSLAALKPAFTDLGQLGFDTVAQLRYPEVETIHHVHHGGNSSGIVDGSAGVLIGTRGIGTSTGMKPRARIRAFADVGSEPTIMLTGPSYSAEKVLKRAGMNKEDIDLWELNEAFASVVLRFMQVLDVPHDKINVNGGAIAMGHPLGATGAMILGTVLDELERRDLNTALVTLCIGAGMGTATIIERV